Genomic window (Rosa chinensis cultivar Old Blush chromosome 6, RchiOBHm-V2, whole genome shotgun sequence):
CAGAAATCTATTGGATATTATATTtggattctctctcttttacttGTTTTCTAATCTTTCTGGAGGGTCGTTGTCAGAATGACGATGTTGTCCCTATCATATGCAGATGGGCAATTGTTTTCTAACCTTGTTTGACTCTATTTGCAAAGTTGGAACAGTGAACATGATTTAAAACCGTGGCGTTGACGTGTATTTGTTTCGTTTTGGGCTTGTCGCTCTGCCTCCATCACCACAGCACCATACAACTCGTTCGCTATGGTGGCAGCACTCATTTTCGGTGGCACTGCTCAAGTTCCATGACCAAAGATTTTTGGATAACATAAGGAAACAAattaatatttatatttttgaagacttatgttatcactttgaggactcatataTAGTAACTTATAAAAAGTCTTTACTAAAGTAAATAAGGTTCTCGTTAGAGTAgataactagaaaaaaaaaatcctcattagagtaaagtagattgTCATTTGAGTGATCAGGTCATAgaagtggtaattgtaatatGATAATTCTTAGGTTCAGCTTTAGAGTGAATGGGCATATTCACCCTTTATTGTGATTAatgcattttaattttataattttctaatataaCAATTCATGTTGCATATCATCAAacaaagattagctctgtagaaaatcaatcaaactaaagaccttttagttattcatttctatgaaatacattgttggtgacgaaaaattccgtagagaaGTTTGACTCATcaatgaatgcggactggagtGGGAGCTAACAAGGAATGATTGAGAAGCTTCCTTTGGAGCGTCAACTCGAAGTTTGACAGTCACtcgagaattttttttttttttttttttggggggaggggggggggggatctGTAaaaaactctccgatgcctaagtcagtaagtttcttagtagtggagtaaAGAGAATTGGAATTCAATGATTTACCTTGACATCGAGCTGTCTTTATATAGGCTATGACTTACTTAGAGAGCAAGCCGTTATCATTCCGGGTTTTATGGCTGTATTTATCCACATACTTATGTCGATGATTATTGTTATAATAATTGTGTAACCGCCATTGCCCTTAAAGCCACAATTAACGCCACACTTATCGCTGCATTGATCTTCGTATTTATAGCCGCAATGAGGACCGCATTCATGATCGTATTCATAGTTGACTGTTCGTCCTAATTGCGTGTCGAAAATATTTGGCTGCTCCCACATACATGGACGGtttatcataatagtagtaagtgttgttagaatcatccatttgtttaattcaattagataattaaacggtttctgattcgattgattttttacataaATAATCTTAAAGGCTAATCTAAGATGTGAACTGTTGGatgataaatttattaagtaaaagctGAACCTTAGAATTATCTATTGTAATAAGTATCTACCAATGTTAGACGGAAATTGACATTAAAAGTGACTCGGCCCTTCTGATTGCTGCACTCAACAGTGAGTAGAAAATTTTCTCGGAGGTAAGTAGGGTTATAGATGATTGTAGAGACTACTTGACAGCTTTTCAATCAGCTATAATTCGAAAAAATTTTCATGAAGCAAATTGTGTTGCACATAGGCTTGCTCACCTAGCTAGTGTATTTTCTCATTGATGATGTTTGGCTAGATGAGACTCCTGTTActattcaggatgttctctacgagGATCATTGTGATTGATTCTATGTAGTACGGGGTTCAGGTATTACGTCTCCCCTGTCAGTGGCGTAGCTAGAAATTTTATTTAGGAGGGTCAAAACATAATAGCTATTACACTGGAAAAATATTCATTGAATAACATAATTGCTCCATGTAAAATCTTTAAGTAGTTGACTAGCTTATACCTAGCTTTATAAATTACCTTATTAGATTGATTTATTGGAGAATATCTATTATGGTTTCCTCTGTATtaatagaaattgaaaaaagaaatttaTCAAACATTAAAACTGGAAAGTAAAGAGGTAAAATTATGCATTTAATTAGACCAAAGGTAAAGCTGAAAAACCATTATTGTCATTTGTTAGGACTTAATTAGAATGATCATTATGatattatattatattgtaTTTTCATATAGAAAATTCAATTAGTCAACAATTAAGATAAAAATATGAGAAGGGTTAGTTCCCCTCGCGTCCCCCCTCCCTACGCCCATCCCCCATTGCAAAATACTATCTTAATAAATAGAATCGgccgtggggctgagcctcccagctattCCAAATccctttaaaatatatatatatatatatatataaataataaaatataaaataaacaaatatgaCATACATACAAGTAAGTGTAAATGACAAAATTACTTAAATGAGAACCTCCTACAAGAAGAAGGCCAGCTTTGCACGCCTTAGTTTCCATAaaactgaaggaaaaaaaaaattaatgtgatgttgttgtttgtttgttttcaacTGCGAAGAGAATTTACTGAATTATCGTACTACTTTGGGTTGAATTTCACCAACATTTCTACGTCTTTCTATGTTATCCAACCAAAGTTGCGGTGCTTCACAATTATATGTTGGAGTTGCATGTCTTATTTATGCACACAAGAATTGGTATTAGAAAGCTCTAATTTCATGTTTATGAAGCATTTACTCTAATTCTGGCAATCCGGCATTAAAACAGAACATGTATATATAGCTACCACGTACGTAATAGTAAATGATTACTGCCCTTGAATCCTAATTGATCGAGGCAAGCCATTACTATATATCTTTTTTACCCCGAGAATGAGATTCCAGAATATGGACGCGCGTGTATGTATATATGGATCTTCTATCTCAATTGATGAGGTGGTGGTAACATCAATTAATATCAAAGAAGCATGCAACCAAAACTAAAGGCCAAAATAATGTATTAATGCTTACAATATATGCCATGCTTGTAATTCAGTATCTGCCTGTGTTTCAATTTCCAAAGAAACGTTAACAAAATGTTAATGCATGTAATGTTGGTTCTATCTAGCTATCATAAAATTAAGATGCTCATAGAAGCAATCCATACAAATAATAAACCTATGAATCCACATTCCACAGGAAAGCAAACGAAGACTAACACCAGCTTAAGCAGGACTATCGATCATCGACCCACTTTGCTACAAGCTTGACTTTTGCTACCAGCATTCTGACGCATCTTGGCTTTTGCAATGATGGGATTGCAGAGACTCTCAAGCTTTGCCCTTTCATCGTCGTATTTACTGCATTCCACAAGTTGGTTCGCATTAAGCCACAGCAAAGCCTTTTTAACTGCATCAACAATTGTCTTCTTGTTTGCCTCATTAAGGGCAAGATCATTAACGCTATCCCTCAAGCCATATGCATATAATTCAAATAAAACCTTagcctcttctttctttttattctcCTCATCCTCTGCCTTGTACTTCTCTGCCTCCTTTACCATCTTTTCTATTTCCCAACTATGTAACCTATTTTTGTAATCATTGATTGtgatctttttcttccttcctgTTAATAATATCTCCTCTGCAGAGATAACCAAAATTCCATTCGCATCTATCTCGTAGCAAACACTGATCGAAGGTACACCTTTTGGACTAGGAGGTAAGCCGGAGAGTACCATTCCACCCAACAATTTGTTATCTCGGGCCATTATTCTTTCACCCTCAACAACATCTATAATTATACCAGATTGGTTTTGCATGATGGTTGTGAAAACTCTTTCTTTCTTGGTGGGAATAGTAGTGTTTCTTGGGATCATAACAGTTGTTTTCCCTGTATAACGCCGCACACCAAGGGAAAGTGGAGTCACATCCAGCAAGAGTAAATCCTGAACCTTCTCAACGCCACCGCTCAAAACTGCAGCCTGTACGGCAGCGCCATATGCAACTGCTTCATCTGGATTGATATTTTTGCAAAGCTCCTTACCATTAAAAAAATCCTGCAATAGCTGTTGTAGCTTGGGAATTCTAGTAGATCCACCGACAAGAACAATATCATGAATGATGCTATTGTCTATTTCAGCATCCCTCATACAATTCTCCACAGACTCCATACATTTTAAAAAGAGATCCATATTGAGCTCCTCAAATTTTGCTCTCGTTATTTTGGAGAAAAAGTCTTTACCCTCAAATATAGAATCAATTTCAATAGTGGTTTCAGTAGTTGAAGAAAGAGTCCTTTTCGCTCTCTCACAAGATGTTCTCAATCTCCTCAATGCTTTAGGGTTTTTGCTAATGTCCTTCTTGTGTTTCTTCTCGAACTCTTGTACAAAATGGTTCACCATTCTATTGTCAAAATCTTCACCTCCAAGATGAGTATCTCCAGTCGTAGCTTTCacttcaaaaatctcatctTCAATTTTAAGAATGGAGACATCAAAGGTACCACCACCAAGATCGAATATGAGAACATTCTTCCCACCAGTGCTACTGACTTTTTTGTCAAGACCATAAGCAATTGCCGCAGCTGTTGGCTCATTGATGATACGCATAACGTTCATTCCGGCAATTAAACCAGCGTCCTTTGTGGCCAGTCGTTGAGAGTCATTAAAATATGCTGGGACAGTTACAACTGCAGTCTTTACTACCGATCCAAGATAGGCCTCTGCTATTTCACGCATCTTATAGAGAACCATTGATGATATCTCTTCCGGAGctaattgttttgtttcattcttATACTTGACTACAATCATCGGTTTGTTATTATCGCCAGAAATCACCTTGAAAGGCCATAACTTCATGTCACTTCTAACACATGAATCACTAAATCTCCTACCAATCAAACGCTTTGCATCTAAAACAttgcaaataaaattataattaataCCAGTTCGACATGCATgtcaattaaaaagaaaaaaattttattaaaaaaaaaaaaaaaaaaaaacagctgaACAATAAAATTGTGCATTACCAAAGTTCAGTATAAAAGCTAAAATAGGGAAAGTTTAAAATTCACTTGCCAAAAACAGTATTAATGGGGTTCATGACGGCCTGGTTCTTGGCAGCATCACCTATCAAGCGCCGAGTGTCAGTGAAAGCAACATAAGACGGAGTTGTTCTGTTGCCTTGGTCATTGGCTATGATCTCAACCCGATCATGTTGCCAAACACCAAcacatgaatatgttgttccgAGGTCGATACCAATTGCTGGACCCTCACCCTTGGCTTTCTCAGCCACCAATGCCATTATTAATTATATTTACTTAGAAAGCTTTGAGAACGAAATATAACTAGAGAAAGTGTTTTTGGTATACGAATGCGTGCCTACGAGAAACAACTGAGAGGGATTGAACGATGAAACTGATCCATGATCGATGTATATATAGAGTTTGAGTGATCCACAATCAAATAGGAATCCTTGTTTGACTAGAACCTTAGCTAATTGACGGTAGGAAATAGATTCCTATGTGGATTAGTAATTGAAAGTAgctaataagaagaagaagaagaagaagaagaagaagtctgGCCGTTGTCATCATCATTGGGAGCACGAGCATGTACGCAAATTAACATTGCTTATGTAACAAGACATTGTTTGGAGTTTGTATTCTGCATATATGCTTCATATATGTAATTGATCTAAGTTTAGACTATAGTATAAGCTTATGATATATATCATATTAAGTCAAGCTTATCTGTTATTTGCATTCAAAATTGGGTTGCAGTTAGACAAGCAGTTAAGGATGATATGCAGTTAAGGTATTGCAGCAGTTTCTTTATGGATGAAACTGATTGGCAAGGTTGCTCTATATATATGTCAGATTGGTCCTTTCTAATGCACGAGTTGTTCTTGATTTTAGTCTCATATACTAAGAGAACATAAGGGTGAAATTAGGAGAAGGCTATCATGGACAGTGGGAGTGCATCAAGTAAGTTTTTTGGGTTCATATGCTTGTGTTCTTATTTTCTGCAGATTCAGGATTGATATGTACTCTTCAATCCCTATTTCATTCTTACATTCAGTTAATTTGCAGTAATTCTCTATTAacatgatttgatctagtatagGTTCAGATAATGTGTGATTTGATATATTTTCATatctcatgcttataattggtatcagagctaccATACATAGATCATTTACATGTTGAAGTAATTAACTGCATTGAAATTTCGAATTCTGGGAACTTCAATTACCTTAATCCGCATCAAGTAATtcatataactttttttttgtatattcATGATCATGATATGCTGATTTAGAAACTTatattaatttcattttatatGTCCTCATACATTGATTCGACAAAATATACATGTGGATCATATGTTCATGACAGAAAAATGTCAAACATTTTAAGATCCATATTCAAGTTCATATCAGATTCATATCATAggtatatgtatatgaattcatgTATCATTAAGATTATGTGATAATTGGTGTATGAATATGCTGATCTGATGACAGGTATGAAGATAAATGCATCAAGTACTGTCAAAGTGGCCTAAGAATGTATTAAATAGAAATATTCACATCATTCCGTTGATCTTTAAGCACATATATGCAGTCAAAGTGGCTTTAtgttaaaagagaaaaatgatgTCAATGTTCTGTTATTAAAGTTACAGGTTTTGAAACTTAAAATTAATTTGTACTAATTTCCAAAGAAATGCAGTTGCAGACATTTGGTTCTAAatctgttatatatatattgagtgaATGAACATTCATATATCAATGGAGATTAGTACACCACAAAGGTTGTCAAAGTCTTGAAATTATAAAGTTTCATATTGCTGCATATATAAACTACATCATATTTCGGGACATTCAGTTTATTCTGGTATTAAGCCATGCTAGATTGATCTATTTGATAAtttcacatgcagctatgcacTTTCCAAtgagtatcaatcaaattgagctTCTGAATGGCTCAAACTTTAAGAAATGGAAAGGAGACATAGAATTGAATCTGGGGATATTTGATTATGACcacactacaagaaaaatggcCTTTTGCAGGGAATTTTTTCCTTGTGAAAAACTagaaattccttgcatttgagtcctTGCAAAGAGGCCCTTGCAAAAGAGCAAATACAATGACTTGAAAATTTCTTGCATTTGAAttcacaaatgcaaggaattgttCATCTCGAATGCAAGGAATTTAACACCTGAGGTTATGGTTAACTGATATACAAGGACAATTCTTTGCATATCATTCCTTGAATTTGGTATTAAAAataggggctgtgaccacttacccaatttttggctaaaaattgcccacttactctaccaagagttttttaaccccatttacccaatctaatagtgtttgacagtattacccttattttaattaacaaattaaacttatatctctctctcctcacccttatcgatttcactctctctctttctctaacctcgtctcaagctctctttctctctctctctctctgagccaccacgcccaccactccaccgtcgatgtcgAGCTCCACCATCGCCGCTCCGTCCCAccgtcggaccaccagaggatgacgccatctaactccacgatcccaacccctctgggcttcgccagttttgttcgtcagatgtccgggaagctctcCACGCaggaatcgggtctgggcttcccttgcaggtctcggacgacgtcaaaacgaagacattatttgggggcagtaatgtgtctactgccccccactaaaccattaaaacttgcaccagttaagtgaagggttatgacttcgtatgaagacattatttgggggcagtaatgtgtctactgccccccaataatctgtcaatgatagttaagtgaagggttctgacttaaaacgaagacattatttgggggcagtaatgtgtctactgccccccactaaaccattaaaacttgcaccagttaaGTGTAGGGTTCTGACTtcgtatgaagacattatttggaggcaataatgtgtctactgccccccactaaaccattaaaacttgcaccagaTTCAAGGATTCACAAtgtattgcactttatcacaaacaaatcaaaaagagatgattactgtctcctaagaaagacattattgggtggcactaatgtgtctactgccccccaatagaccttcaaacattacaccgcttcctatgtttcacatattatagaagttattcacactcaaaacaacagataatgtctaaaaacccacattttgagggtcaatattctgtctactgccccccactagactgacacaaaccaaacaatttttttcatttatcgactactgcaatttaacactacatttactttggaatagcagttttcagtccgtcaataaataaagcagtcatCATTGGTCCCTaatacaaagtctactggggggcactaatgtaacaaattttatggttatgactgcacaatagcatatagcagttttcagtcccaGATAGCAGTCTTCAGTCCGTCGTCGATTCCTTCATAAGGTCAACCCCGACCTCGCCGAGCTTCTAAGCGACGAGGACCGTTGGCTTGGTGTTGAGCCCGGCCGCGGAGAGCACGACGACGAGTTTCGGCATCGCGATGGCGAGAGCAGGCGTCGTGGGTGacctgctggagggatggagggagggagagagaaatccgacgtcgtctggagagagagagagagagagagagagagagagagagagagagagagagagagagagagagagagagagagagagagagagatcggtgagggtggaggagagagaaatcggtgagggggagagggcaaaaaagtccccaaaataaataaaaagaagaaaaaaagaattaattgggtaaaggggaaataatcccttagagtgttttgggtaaacggggttaaaaaacagttagtggagcaagtgggcaaattttaagctaaaattgggtaaatgagcattttcccttaaaaatatttaaaaaaattaaaactaaataaaaaaattcattatggatttttttattccttgaattaaaaaaattagttcAACTGTACATACAGACCACAAAAAAAGTGTACATAAAAAATTGATGCTACTAAGCTATAACAAGATTAGCAAAATCAAGATACACACAAGTAGAGACACCAGAACAAAAATTAGTAAAACTGCAAATCACTGAAGCTTGGGGTGAGTGTATTTTGGTGTGGGGAGAATCGTCCAAACTCATCTACTTCCGAGATCCCCTCAAAAACTTTCTATTTGAGCCTTCAAGTGCCATTTCCTTGCTTCATTATGAGAATATTGGAAAAGCCAGTCATTAGAGTTCAACGCTTATGTAACTTAGAATTACTAACTGTATTAAACAATTCAAGCCATAGAGAAAACTCCAACTTGATGATCATATAGTCTAATTAAGAAAGATAAAGATGCTTAGTCACATGAAAAGAGTCGATTGCACCTAAACTAACAAATCTTCAGTGTTTGATATCCAATCATGCAAATAAAATTAAGTGGCTCCATGAAGGAACACCTATTTAGGTACTTTACAGATATATTTAAGCCAAAATATGAAGTACAATTACAATGTTTCATTTAAGTGCAGCTAGAGAACCTTGGCATATGACTTAAGGAACCAACCCATACCATAACAAAATCAGTTAATTATAATAGAACAACTAATTTCATAACAATCAAAGTAAAAGTGCAGCAATAACAACCACAAATTGATGTAAAGTAGAGAACCAAGTTAATCTCTATATTGTCCAATAGCAAGTTCTATCGATTTCCTAAATTTCAATTAAGGCTTATGTATACACATGTACACACACAGGCACATAGAACTTAAGTATGATTTCTCACCTAACTACATCAGACAAAATAGTCCAGCACGCACATATTTAGTGTCACAAAGAAACTGAGTCctaaaagaagggaaaaaaatggaTACCTTTCCAATACGAGCCAAAGCAGGATGGCAAGAATGAGATGTTCA
Coding sequences:
- the LOC112169443 gene encoding heat shock cognate 70 kDa protein; translation: MNPINTVFDAKRLIGRRFSDSCVRSDMKLWPFKVISGDNNKPMIVVKYKNETKQLAPEEISSMVLYKMREIAEAYLGSVVKTAVVTVPAYFNDSQRLATKDAGLIAGMNVMRIINEPTAAAIAYGLDKKVSSTGGKNVLIFDLGGGTFDVSILKIEDEIFEVKATTGDTHLGGEDFDNRMVNHFVQEFEKKHKKDISKNPKALRRLRTSCERAKRTLSSTTETTIEIDSIFEGKDFFSKITRAKFEELNMDLFLKCMESVENCMRDAEIDNSIIHDIVLVGGSTRIPKLQQLLQDFFNGKELCKNINPDEAVAYGAAVQAAVLSGGVEKVQDLLLLDVTPLSLGVRRYTGKTTVMIPRNTTIPTKKERVFTTIMQNQSGIIIDVVEGERIMARDNKLLGGMVLSGLPPSPKGVPSISVCYEIDANGILVISAEEILLTGRKKKITINDYKNRLHSWEIEKMVKEAEKYKAEDEENKKKEEAKVLFELYAYGLRDSVNDLALNEANKKTIVDAVKKALLWLNANQLVECSKYDDERAKLESLCNPIIAKAKMRQNAGSKSQACSKVGR